GCGAGCAGCACGTAGTCGACCGCGCCGGCATCGAGCCGCAACTCTTCTTGGGCTAGCACGTCCACGGCTACCCCACCTCCAGACCCAACAAAGTCCAACGATAATCACCACCCGATCGGCGGCAGACGGACACTACCGCACAGTGGGACCGCTCACACTGGACCGATACCAATTCGTTGGGTGTCAACTTTCGGCGCAACCACCACTCCTCCGAGCAGCCGAAACGTCACGGACAGTCAGACGCCGTCTCGGCCCAACAAGAAACGACACCGCGTTTCGCGGACCGGATCAGGACACGGAATCCACCACGCGATCACAGCGCAGTCCACAGGAGAAAACGAAAATCAACCCGAGTCGCGGTACGGGCGAGCACGACCGGCAGGCGCCCGCGCGGGACCGCCGGAGACCCCGGCGATCCGCCGCACCGCAAGGCGAAGCCGACCGGCAGGACCCGGACGCAGAAGGGCGGCTACTCCGCCCGGAAGAGGCGGCCGACCAGCGCGAAGCGCGAGCGCGGACACGCCGAGGAACACCGATGAAGCGATCATGTCTCCAGTGTTCCGCGCGCTGCGGCGGAAATCATCACTCAGCAGGGTGAACACGTGTTCGACATGCGCAGGCGCGTCAACCGCGCCGGAATCGACGACCTCACGGCCGCGGAGCGACGGCGGAACCCGCCACCGCCCCGCAGGAGGGACTCAGAACAGCCGGAACTCGTCTGGCTCGATCCCGCGCAGCTGGTCGTAGTCCAGCGTCACGCACCGGATGCCGCGGTCCTCCGCCAGCGTCCGGGCCTGCGGCTTGATCTGCTGAGCCGCGAACACCCCGGTCACCGGCGACAGCAGCGGGTCCCGGTTCAGCAGTTCCAGGTAGCGGGTCAACTGCTCCACGCCGTCGATCTCGCCGCGCCGCTTGATCTCGACCGCGACGCTGGCACCGCCCGAATCCCGGCACATCAGGTCCACCGGGCCGATCGCCGTCGGGAACTCGCGGCGCACCAGCGACCACCCGTCGCCGAGCGTCGTGACGTGCTCGGCGAGCAGCTGCTGCAGGTGCGACTCGACGCCGTCCTTGACCAGGCCCGGCTCCGGGCCCAGCTCGTGCTTGGAGTCGTGCAGCACCTCTTCGATGCTGATCACCAGCTTCTCGCCGGCCTTGTTCTGCACCGTCCACACGCCGGGGTCCTCGATCAGCCAGCACGGCGGGCTCATCCAGTTCAACGGCTTGTAGGCGCGGTCGTCGGAGTGCACCGAGACCGACCCGTCGGACTTCACCAGCAGCAGGCGCTGGGCGACGGGCAGGTGCGCGGTGAGGCGGCCGACGTAATCGACCTTGCAGCGAGCGATGACAAGACGCACCCGGCACAGGGTACGGGCGCCGATCACGATGTCGAGCACCCATGCCGGTAGTGCCCCGGCAAACCTCACGAAGATCACTAGGACCGGCAGGTCTACCGTGCGTTCTCGTGTCGTACGCCCAGTTGTTCTCCCGCGTCAAACCGGTCGAGCGCCTCACCGACGAAAGCTCGCACACCGCGCTGAGCCGCACCCTGGGGCTACTACCGCTGGTCGCGCTGTCGGTCGGCGCGACCCTGGGAACCGGGATCTTCGTCGTGCTGGCCGAAGCCGCGCCCGCCGCCGGACCCGCCGTGATCGTGTCGTTCGTGCTGGCCGGCCTGGCCGCGTTGTGCTCGGCGCTGTCCTACGCCGAACTCGCCGGCAGCGTCCCGGTGTCCGGCTCGGCGTACTCCTACGCCTACGCGACCCTCGGCGAACTCGTCGCCTGGATCTGCGGGTGGTGCCTGCTGCTGGAGTACGGCGTGTCGGTCGCCGCGGTCGCCGTCGGCTGGGGCGGATACCTCAACGAGTTCCTGCGCGGCACCCTCGGCATGACCATCCCCGACGCGCTGTCGGCGCCCCCGGGCGAAGGCGGCATCGTGAACGTGCCCGCCGTCATCGTGGTGCTGCTCGCCACGGCCGTGCTGATGATGGGCGTGCGGGAGAGCGCCGCGGTCACCACCTTCACCACCCTGCTCAAGCTGGCCGTGCTGGTGTTCTTCGTCTGCGTGGCGCTCACCGCGTTCCGCTCGGAGAACCTGACGCCGTTCGCGCCGCTCGGCATCGCGGGCATCTCGGCGGGCGCGTCCGCGGTGTTCTTCTCGTTCATCGGGTTCGACGCCGCCTCCACCGCAGGTGAGGAGGCGCGGAACCCGAAGCGGGACCTGCCGAGGGCGATCATGCTCTCGCTGGTCATCGTCACCCTCGTCTACGTGGTGGTGGCCTTCGCCGCCGTGGGCGCGGTCGGCACCGACGTGCTCGGCGGCTCCGAGGCCTCGCTCGCGACCGCGCTGGAGATCGTCACCGGTCAGGGCTGGCCCGCGGTGCTGCTCGCGTTCGGCGCCGTCGTCGCGATCGCCTCCGTGGTGCTGACCGTCCTGTACGGGCAGACCCGGATCCTGGTGTCGATGTCCCGCGACGGGCTGATGCCCGCGAAGCTGTCCGCGGTCAACCGCCGCGCCGTGCCCGCGCACAACACCATGATCGTCGGCGTGCTGGTGGCGATCCTCGCGTCCGTGGTCCCGCTGAGCAGCCTCGCCGACGCGACGAGCATCGGGACCCTGGTGGCCTTCGGGATCGTCAACGTCGGCGTGATCGTGCTGCGGCGGCGCAAACCCGACCTGGACCGGTCCTTCCGCACGCCGCTGATGCCGTGGGTCCCGCTGCTGGGCGTGGCGCTGTGCGCGTACCTCATCCTCGGGCTCGACTGGGTCACCTGGCTGGTCTTCGGGATCTGGACGGCCGTCGGCCTCGCCGTGTACCTCGGCTACGGCGTGCGCCGCTCGAAGCTCAACCGGGCGGAGAGCGCCTGACGGGCGCGGCCGGGGTGACAGGAAGGTTCCCTTCCTCGCCTGCCGCGCGATCGGTCCGGAGCGAGGCGTAGGACCATGGGCTCATGCGCACGACGAGCAGCCGCGAGGTCTACGCCAACCCGTGGATGACGGTCCGGGAGGACGGCATCCGCCGCGCCGACGACTCCGACGGGATCTACGGCGTGGTGGACAAACCGGACTACGCGCTGATCATCCCGATGGACGGGGACCGGCTGCACCTGGTCGAGCAGTTCCGCTACCCGCTGGGCATGCGCCGCTGGGAGTTCCCGCAGGGCACCGCGCCGGACCGGGCGGAGGTGGAGACCGCGGAGCTCGCCGCCCGCGAACTCCGGGAGGAGACCGGGTTGCGCGCGGCGCGGCTGACCGACCTGGGGCGGCTGGACGTCGCTCCGGGCATGTCCAGCCAGCGCGGCAGGGTGTTCCTGGCGACCGGCCTCACCGCCGGGGAGCATGAGCGGGAGCTCGAGGAGCAGGACATGCGGGCGGCGTGGTTCGACCGCGCGGAGGTCGAACGCATGATCCGGGACGGCGAGGTGACCGACGCCCAGTCCATCGCCGGATACCTGCTGTTGTGCTTGCACGAACGAAAAACGTGAAGTTCGCGGATTCCACTTGGCAAAAGTTGATCATTGGTCCACGATCGGACCAATGCCCGACTCGGCCATGATCAGCGAGGTGCCACCGGGTGAGCAACAGACCTAGCTGGAAACCGGTCCGGGCAGACCTGACCAGGCCCAGCGCCGCCCGCATCTACAACTACTTCCTGGGCGGCTCGGCCAACTTCGCGGTCGACCGCGAGTTCGCGCAGCGCGCCCTGGAGATCTTCCCCGGAGCGCGCGAATACGCACGGCTCAACCGGCTGTTCCTGCAGCGCGTCGTGCGCTTCTACCTGGACCGGGGCGTGCGGCAGTTCCTCGACATCGGCTCCGGCATCCCGACCGCGGGCTCCGTGCACGAGATCGCGCAGCGGCTCGACCCCGAGTCCACCGTGGTCTACGTGGACAACGAGGCCGTCGCCATCGCGCACAGCCAGCTCGTGCTGCAGCACAACGCCCGCGCCGAGATCGTGCAGGGCGACATGCGCGACCCCGAGCAGCTGCTGGGCGTTCCGGAGCTGACCCGGGTGCTCGACCTGGACCGGCCGATCGGGGTGACGATGCTCGCGATGCTGCACTTCATCCCGGACCGGGAGGACCCCGTGGGGCTGCTCGGCCGCTACCGCGAGCTGCTCGCACCGGGGAGCTACCTGGCGCTGTCGCACTGCACCGCCGACCAGCTGCCGGAACTCGACGCCGCGGGCGAGCTGTACCAGTGCACGTCCACGCCGGCGACGCTGCGGACCGCGGAGCAGATCAGCGCGATGCTGGGCGGCTTCGACGTGCTGGAACCGGGAGTGGTCTTCACCCCGCAGTGGCGACCGGACTCCGAAGAGGACGTCGGACCGGACCCCGAGCGCGCCGCGAGCTACGCGGCCGTGTGCCGCAAGCCCTGACCAAACGCTCGGGCCGCGGACTGTGGCGGGCGTCGCTGCGCCCGGAAATCACGTGACGCCACCGGGCCCGCGTCCCTATTCTGCGCGAGTGCCCGCTCAACTCGTTCCCTTCGTGCTGTTCGTGATCGTGGTGACCCTCGCCCCCGGCCCCGATACCGCGCTCGGCCTGCGCAACAGCATCCGCGGCGGAACGGCCGGGATGTGGTGGACGGGCCTCGGCTGCTGCACGGGGCTGCTGGTGCACGCGGCGATCTCGGTGGCCGGGTTGTCGGCGCTGCTGGCGGCCTCCGCCGTCGCCTACACGGCGCTCAAGATCGCGGGCGCGGCGTACCTGGTGTGGCTCGGCGCGACGACCCTGTGGAAGAGCGTCCGGGACCGCGGCGAACCGGCCACCGACCTGCCCGCGGCCGCCGCGGGCAGCGGTGTGCTGACCCGGCGCGCGGCGTTCCGGCAGGGCCTGGTGAGCAACGTGCTCAACCCGAAGATCATCCTGCTGTTCCTGACGCTGCTGCCGCAGTTCATCTCGCCGGGCGAACCGCGCACGGCGACCTCGATGATCCTCACCCTGGCATTCCTGGGCGTCGCGCTCGTCTACTGGCGCCTGGCGTCGTGGCTGGTCGGCGGCCTGCGAGGACTGCTCAGCCGCAGGCGCGTCCGGCTCGCCCTGGAACGGATCACCGGCACCGTGATGGTCGGGCTCGGCATCCGGGTGGCGTTCGAGAGCGGCTGAGCTCCTCAGTCCGTGACGCGCTCGATGTAGGCGCCCAGCCCCCGCAGGTTCTCCACGAAGTTCGGGTACCCGCGGTCGATGTGGAACACGTCCCACACCTCGGTGATCCCGTCGGCGCACAACCCGGCCAGCACCAGGCCGACACCCGCGCGGATGTCGGAAGCCCACACCGGCGCGCTGGAGAGCCGCTCCAGCCCGCGCACCACCGCGTGGTGCCCGTCGGTGCGCGCGTCCGCGCCCATCCGCACGAGCTCCTCGATGAACCTGAACCGGGACTCGAAGAGGTTCTCCGTGATCATCGACGTGCCGTCGGCCACCGCGGACAGCGCCAGCGCCATCGGCTGCAGGTCCGTCGCGAAACCCGGGTACGGCAACGTCACGTAGTCCACCGCCAGCGGACGCCGGTCGGCGACCACGCGGAACTCCTCGTCGCCCACGACGACCTCGGCACCCGCGCTGCGCAACTTCTCCAGCACCAGGTTCACGTGGTGCGGGTCCACGCCGCGCACCTTGATGTCGCCCTGCGTGGCCACCGCGGCGAACGCCCACGTCGCGCCCACGATGCGGTCACCGATGACCCGGTGCTCCACGGCCTTGAGCGAGGACACGCCGTGCACCGTGAGCGTGGAGGTGCCCGCGCCCTCGATCTTCGCGCCCATCTGCTGCAGCATCACGCACAGATCAACGATCTCCGGCTCCCGCGCGGCGTTGTCGATCATCGTGGTGCCCTCGGCGAGCACCGAGGCCATCAGGATGTTCTCCGTGGCCCCCACGCTCGGGAAGTCCAGCCAGATCTGCGCGCCGTGCAGGTTCTCCGCCTCGGCCACGACCGCACCGTGCTCGATGTGGCTCGTCGCGCCGAGCTGGCGCAACCCGCTCTGGTGCATGTCCAGCGGGCGCGAACCGATCGCGTCGCCGCCCGGCAGCGTCACCACCGCCTTGCGGCACCGCGCCACCAGCGGACCGAGCACGCACACCGACGCGCGGAGCTTGCCCATCGACGGCGAGACCGCCTCGTGGCTGATCTCAGCGGGCGTCGTGATGTACGCGGTGCGGCCCTCGATCACGACCTCGCAGCCCAGACTGCGCAGCACGTCCCCCATCAGCGGGACGTCCAGGATCTCCGGGCAGTTCGTGATCGTCGTCGTGCCCTCGGCCAGCAACGCGGCCGCCATCAGCTTCAGCACGCTGTTCTTCGCGCCGACCACGTCGACTTCGCCGACGAGCCGCGCTCCGCCGTGCACGCGGAAGTGCTCACTCACGAACAGCAGGTTACGGCCCTGGCACGGCCCCGTCCGTGGCGGGTGCGCTACGCGCAGCGGTGCGAGGAAGGGAACCTTCCTGTCACCGGTGACCGAAAGGCGACCTTCCTCGCACCGATCACGACGCGGCGCAGCACCTAGGCTGGGGGCATGGCCGTACACCTGACGAAGATCTACACGCGGACCGGCGACGGGGGCACGACGCGGCTCTCCGACAACTCGGAGGTCAGCAAGACCGACCCGCGCCTGGTCGCCTACGCCGAGGTGGACGAGACGAACTCGGTGCTCGGCGTGGCGCTGGCCACCGCGACCTTCGAGCCGGCGATCGTCGAGGTGCTGCGGGGGGTGCAGAACGACCTGTTCGACGTGGGCGCCGACCTGTCCACCCCCGTCGTCGAGAACCCCGAGTTCCCGCCGCTGCGCGTCACCCAGGCCTACGTCGACCGGCTGGAGGCCTGGTGCGACGAGTACAACGCGCGGGTGCCGAAGCTGAACTCGTTCATCCTGCCCGGCGGCACTCCCGGTGGCGCGCTGCTGCACCAGGCCCGCTGCGTGGCGAGGCGCGCGGAACGCGCCGCGTGGGGCCTGCTCGAAGCCGACGCCGACCGCAGCAACGCGCTCGCCGCGAAGTACCTCAACCGGCTGTCCGACCTGCTGTTCATCCTCGCCCGCGTCGCCAACCCCGACGGCGACGTGCTGTGGCGTCCGGGCGGCGGCGCCTAGCGGCTCACAAGGCCTTCGCGAAGCACACCGAAGCCGGGTCGTCGCGGTAGGGCCCGAACGCGGGGATGTCGAGGTAGCCGGACGCCCGGTAGAGGCCGATGGCCTCCGGTTGCCGGTCGCCGGTCTCCAGCAGCACCCGCTTGTGCCCGGCCGCCACGGCCCGCTCCTCCAACTCCGCCAGCATCCGGCGGGCGAGGCCGCGGCCGCGCGCCCGCGGCGCCACGTACATGCGCTTGAGCTCGACGTCGCCGTCCTCGAATTCCGGTTCCGCCGGGTCGTACGCCCGCCACCCTCCGATGGCCACGGGTTCCCCTTCGACGCGGCCGAGCAGGAACATCCCGTGCGGGGCGCGGAACTGCTCGGATCCGATGGGGGTCTCGTCCTGGCGTCCGTAGCGGGCCACGTACTCCTGCTGGACCTCCGCGATCAGCCGCTGCACGGCGGGGTGGTCGAACTCCGCGATCTCGATGTGCACGGGACCAGCTTACGAGCGGTCACACCAGCGACTTCTCGAACCAGTGGCGGGCGTACTCGTTGTCGTTGTACGCAGGGATCTCCACGTAACCGGCCGAGGCGTACAGGGACCGGGCGGCCCGGAGCTCCGCGGCCGTGTCCAACCGGACCACCTCGCAGCCCAGCTTGCTCGCGTGCAGTTCGAGATCGGCCAGCAACGCCCGCCCCGCGCCCTGCCCGCGCAGCGCGGGCGAGATCCACATGCGGCGGATCTCCGCGAACCCGCCTTCCGCGACCCGCACCGCGCCGCAGCCGCGGGCCTCGCCGGCCGCATCGCGCACCAGCAGGAAGTAGCCCCGCGGCGGTGTGAAGTCACCGGGCTCGGGCGGCGCGGCCCGGCCCGGATCGAAACCAGCGGGGAACAACCGCGCCAGCTCGCCGACGTACTGCTCCAGCGCGGCGCGCGAGTCCGCACCGTCGATCGGTTCCGGGGTGATCGTGAACTGCCCACTGCCGGGAGACGCGTCCTTCATGCGGCCAGTCTTTCCGAGCCGCGGTGTTCACCGCCAGTTACTCGAACTTCGTGCGCCTAAAGTAGAACTTCATGGACCCGGCGAAGCTGCTGCTGCTGATCGCGTTGCGCGACGGCGGCAGCATCACGCGCGCCGCCGAACTCACCGGGCGCACACCACCCGCCGTCTCCCAGCAGCTCGCCCGGCTCGAACGCGCCGCGGGCACCGGACTCGTCGAACGCCTCCCGCACGGGGTGCGGCTGACCCCGCTCGGTGCCCGGCTGGCCGAGCACGCCGACCAGATCGCCCGCGTGCTGCACGACGCCGAAGAGGACCGCGCCCGGCACCTCGGCCTGCATCGGAACCGGCTGCGGATCGGCGCGTTCCCCACCGCGGGCGTGCGGCTGCTCCCGGAAGCGCTCGCCGCGCTCAACCGGCTGCGCCCTGACAGCGAAATCTCGGTCGTCGACCTCGGCCCGGTCGAGGGCAACGCGCTCGTCGCCGAACGAGAACTCGACCTCGCGCTGGTCGCCGAGTACGACGAACCGCTGCGCGCCCCCGCGGGCGTCCGGCTGATCCCGCTGCTCGACGACCCGGTCCTCGCCGTGCTGCCGGAACGCCACCACGCCGCCACCGCATCGGCCGCGCCCGGTCGCACGCTGCGGGACTTCGCCGCCGCCGCCTGGGCCTGCGCGCCGCGGGACCTGCCCAACCGGCGGCAGCTCGACGCGCTCGCACGCGTCGAAGGGTTCACGCCGCGAGTCCCGTTCGAATCGGAGTCGTACGCGGTCGCCCAGGCCGTGGTGTCCGCGGGCGTGGCGGTGGCCTTCCTGCCCCGGCTCGCGATCGGCGAGGTCCCCGGCACCGTGTCCCGCGCGCTCGCCGAACCCGCCCTGTTCCGCCGGGTGCACGCCGCCCTGCCCGCGGACTCCCCCGCCGAACTCACCGGTGTCTTCCTCGACCTGCTCCGCGAGGTGTGCGCGGAGCACGGCGGGACGACCGCCGACCGCTGAGGAGCCCGTCCAACGCCCGGAGCGGAGGCCATCCGCGTGCCCGAAGCCCTGCGAGGAAGGGAACCTCTCTGTCACCCGTGGCAGAAAGGTTCCCTTCCTCGCACGCGGGCACAAAAAAACGCGCCCCCTCTGGAGGGGGCGCGTGCTGCTGGGGCGGTCAGGACGCCCAAGGCACGGATCGGCCCGGCGGGGCCGACTCCAACCAGGACAGGAACCCGGTCAACGCGTCCGCGCCCATGGCGACCTCGAGGTGCTCGTCGCGCCCCGTCAGGTGCAGGACGGTCGCGGCCTGCGGTAAGGCGTACACCTCGGACATCGACGGTTCCCGCCGGGTCGCGATCTCCACGTCGCGGCGGTTCACCACCCAGTTCGGTCCGGAACGCAGGCTCAGCACCCGGTACCAGGTGAACTCCTCGCCGCGGTAGTGCGCGACCCCGAGGTGCCAGCCGCGACCACGATCATCGGTCCGCAGGCGCAACGCCACATCGATGCCACCGGCGCGCAGCTGCCGCAGCCGCCGGCGAGCGGCCAGCACCACGCTCAGGGCCGCGCCGGCCAGGACAAGCACCAGCCCGGCACCGATGATCGACCACACGCCCGCGGAGCCCATGTGCGCGGCCCGTCAGACGGACTGCCCGGCCGCCCGAAGTCGACTCAGGGCCCTCGTGCGGGCTTCCTCGTCGTCGCTCTTGGCATCCGCACGAGCCTGCGCGACGTCGATCTCCTGGGCGAGTTCGGCCGACTCGGCGAGCACGCTGACGCCGTCGGCGGTGACGGACAGGAATCCGCCCTGCACCGCCGCGGTCACGGTGTCGCCGTCGACGGTCGTGATCTTCACGACGCCACCCTCGACGAGCTGGCCGAGCAGCGGCTCGTGCCCCGGCAGGATGCCGATCTCGCCTTCGGTCGTCTGGGCCACGACGGTGGTCGCCTCACCGGACCACAGGCGGCGCTCGACAGCGACCAGCTGGACGGACATGTTGGCCACGCGCGTCTCCTTTGTCGGGTGTACAGCCCGCAGTCTAGCCAACGCCAGGCGGGCTCTGATGACGGGCCGAACAGGGCCTCGTCACATCCGGAGGGGGGACGCGAGGAGGGGAACCTTCAGGTCACGGGTGACAGGAAGGTTCCCTTCCTCGCGGAAAGGCGAAAAAAGAGGCCGGGGCCCGTGACGGACCCCGACCCGCTGCCGGTAGGTCTTCGCCGCGGCGGACAGCCGCGGCGAAGACCGGGGCTCACTTCTCGGTGAGCTTCTTGTAGGCCTGCTCCAGGTCCTCCAGACCACCGATGGACAGGAAGGCCTGCTCCGGGTAGTGGTCGAAGTCGCCCTTGCAGAGCTTGTCGAACGCCTCGATGGTCTCCTTCACCGGCACGAAGGAGCCGTCCTGGCCGGTGAACTGCTTGGCCACGAAGAAGTTCTGCGACAGGTAGCGCTGGATGCGCCGCGCCCGCTGCACCGTCACC
This window of the Saccharopolyspora gloriosae genome carries:
- the nucS gene encoding endonuclease NucS — protein: MRLVIARCKVDYVGRLTAHLPVAQRLLLVKSDGSVSVHSDDRAYKPLNWMSPPCWLIEDPGVWTVQNKAGEKLVISIEEVLHDSKHELGPEPGLVKDGVESHLQQLLAEHVTTLGDGWSLVRREFPTAIGPVDLMCRDSGGASVAVEIKRRGEIDGVEQLTRYLELLNRDPLLSPVTGVFAAQQIKPQARTLAEDRGIRCVTLDYDQLRGIEPDEFRLF
- a CDS encoding amino acid permease, which gives rise to MSYAQLFSRVKPVERLTDESSHTALSRTLGLLPLVALSVGATLGTGIFVVLAEAAPAAGPAVIVSFVLAGLAALCSALSYAELAGSVPVSGSAYSYAYATLGELVAWICGWCLLLEYGVSVAAVAVGWGGYLNEFLRGTLGMTIPDALSAPPGEGGIVNVPAVIVVLLATAVLMMGVRESAAVTTFTTLLKLAVLVFFVCVALTAFRSENLTPFAPLGIAGISAGASAVFFSFIGFDAASTAGEEARNPKRDLPRAIMLSLVIVTLVYVVVAFAAVGAVGTDVLGGSEASLATALEIVTGQGWPAVLLAFGAVVAIASVVLTVLYGQTRILVSMSRDGLMPAKLSAVNRRAVPAHNTMIVGVLVAILASVVPLSSLADATSIGTLVAFGIVNVGVIVLRRRKPDLDRSFRTPLMPWVPLLGVALCAYLILGLDWVTWLVFGIWTAVGLAVYLGYGVRRSKLNRAESA
- a CDS encoding NUDIX domain-containing protein, which produces MRTTSSREVYANPWMTVREDGIRRADDSDGIYGVVDKPDYALIIPMDGDRLHLVEQFRYPLGMRRWEFPQGTAPDRAEVETAELAARELREETGLRAARLTDLGRLDVAPGMSSQRGRVFLATGLTAGEHERELEEQDMRAAWFDRAEVERMIRDGEVTDAQSIAGYLLLCLHERKT
- a CDS encoding SAM-dependent methyltransferase, whose protein sequence is MSNRPSWKPVRADLTRPSAARIYNYFLGGSANFAVDREFAQRALEIFPGAREYARLNRLFLQRVVRFYLDRGVRQFLDIGSGIPTAGSVHEIAQRLDPESTVVYVDNEAVAIAHSQLVLQHNARAEIVQGDMRDPEQLLGVPELTRVLDLDRPIGVTMLAMLHFIPDREDPVGLLGRYRELLAPGSYLALSHCTADQLPELDAAGELYQCTSTPATLRTAEQISAMLGGFDVLEPGVVFTPQWRPDSEEDVGPDPERAASYAAVCRKP
- a CDS encoding LysE family transporter, with protein sequence MPAQLVPFVLFVIVVTLAPGPDTALGLRNSIRGGTAGMWWTGLGCCTGLLVHAAISVAGLSALLAASAVAYTALKIAGAAYLVWLGATTLWKSVRDRGEPATDLPAAAAGSGVLTRRAAFRQGLVSNVLNPKIILLFLTLLPQFISPGEPRTATSMILTLAFLGVALVYWRLASWLVGGLRGLLSRRRVRLALERITGTVMVGLGIRVAFESG
- the murA gene encoding UDP-N-acetylglucosamine 1-carboxyvinyltransferase — translated: MSEHFRVHGGARLVGEVDVVGAKNSVLKLMAAALLAEGTTTITNCPEILDVPLMGDVLRSLGCEVVIEGRTAYITTPAEISHEAVSPSMGKLRASVCVLGPLVARCRKAVVTLPGGDAIGSRPLDMHQSGLRQLGATSHIEHGAVVAEAENLHGAQIWLDFPSVGATENILMASVLAEGTTMIDNAAREPEIVDLCVMLQQMGAKIEGAGTSTLTVHGVSSLKAVEHRVIGDRIVGATWAFAAVATQGDIKVRGVDPHHVNLVLEKLRSAGAEVVVGDEEFRVVADRRPLAVDYVTLPYPGFATDLQPMALALSAVADGTSMITENLFESRFRFIEELVRMGADARTDGHHAVVRGLERLSSAPVWASDIRAGVGLVLAGLCADGITEVWDVFHIDRGYPNFVENLRGLGAYIERVTD
- a CDS encoding cob(I)yrinic acid a,c-diamide adenosyltransferase, translated to MAVHLTKIYTRTGDGGTTRLSDNSEVSKTDPRLVAYAEVDETNSVLGVALATATFEPAIVEVLRGVQNDLFDVGADLSTPVVENPEFPPLRVTQAYVDRLEAWCDEYNARVPKLNSFILPGGTPGGALLHQARCVARRAERAAWGLLEADADRSNALAAKYLNRLSDLLFILARVANPDGDVLWRPGGGA
- a CDS encoding GNAT family N-acetyltransferase translates to MHIEIAEFDHPAVQRLIAEVQQEYVARYGRQDETPIGSEQFRAPHGMFLLGRVEGEPVAIGGWRAYDPAEPEFEDGDVELKRMYVAPRARGRGLARRMLAELEERAVAAGHKRVLLETGDRQPEAIGLYRASGYLDIPAFGPYRDDPASVCFAKAL
- a CDS encoding GNAT family N-acetyltransferase yields the protein MKDASPGSGQFTITPEPIDGADSRAALEQYVGELARLFPAGFDPGRAAPPEPGDFTPPRGYFLLVRDAAGEARGCGAVRVAEGGFAEIRRMWISPALRGQGAGRALLADLELHASKLGCEVVRLDTAAELRAARSLYASAGYVEIPAYNDNEYARHWFEKSLV
- a CDS encoding LysR family transcriptional regulator, with amino-acid sequence MDPAKLLLLIALRDGGSITRAAELTGRTPPAVSQQLARLERAAGTGLVERLPHGVRLTPLGARLAEHADQIARVLHDAEEDRARHLGLHRNRLRIGAFPTAGVRLLPEALAALNRLRPDSEISVVDLGPVEGNALVAERELDLALVAEYDEPLRAPAGVRLIPLLDDPVLAVLPERHHAATASAAPGRTLRDFAAAAWACAPRDLPNRRQLDALARVEGFTPRVPFESESYAVAQAVVSAGVAVAFLPRLAIGEVPGTVSRALAEPALFRRVHAALPADSPAELTGVFLDLLREVCAEHGGTTADR
- a CDS encoding DUF2550 domain-containing protein, with product MGSAGVWSIIGAGLVLVLAGAALSVVLAARRRLRQLRAGGIDVALRLRTDDRGRGWHLGVAHYRGEEFTWYRVLSLRSGPNWVVNRRDVEIATRREPSMSEVYALPQAATVLHLTGRDEHLEVAMGADALTGFLSWLESAPPGRSVPWAS
- a CDS encoding F0F1 ATP synthase subunit epsilon, translated to MANMSVQLVAVERRLWSGEATTVVAQTTEGEIGILPGHEPLLGQLVEGGVVKITTVDGDTVTAAVQGGFLSVTADGVSVLAESAELAQEIDVAQARADAKSDDEEARTRALSRLRAAGQSV